One Comamonas endophytica DNA window includes the following coding sequences:
- the ispG gene encoding flavodoxin-dependent (E)-4-hydroxy-3-methylbut-2-enyl-diphosphate synthase, whose translation MSAPAARRSRQARVVWGDRVVTVGGDAPVRIQSMTNTDTVEAIETAIQVRELAQAGSEMVRITVNTPEAAAAVPYIREQLDRMGENVPLVGDFHYNGHRLLTEYPECAKALSKYRINPGNVGKGDKRDKQFGQMIEAAARYDKAVRIGVNWGSLDQELLASLMDQNSRRAQPWDARQVMYEALITSAIDSARLAESMGLAGNQIILSCKVSGVQDLISVYRELARRCDYALHLGLTEAGMGTKGTVASTAALAVLLQEGIGDTIRVSLTPQPGEARTQEVVVAGEILQSLGLRMFVPSVTACPGCGRTTSTTFQELAKRIDDHLRSQMPVWRLRYPGVEAMRVAVMGCIVNGPGESKHADIGISLPGNGEAPAAPVFIDGEKAMTLRGDHIAEEFHAIVDQYVQRRYGAATQ comes from the coding sequence ATGTCCGCGCCCGCCGCGCGGCGCTCGCGCCAGGCGCGCGTCGTCTGGGGCGACCGCGTCGTCACCGTGGGCGGCGATGCGCCGGTGCGCATCCAGTCGATGACCAACACCGACACCGTCGAGGCGATCGAGACCGCGATCCAGGTGCGCGAGCTGGCCCAGGCCGGATCGGAGATGGTGCGCATCACGGTGAACACGCCCGAGGCCGCGGCGGCCGTGCCCTATATCCGCGAGCAGCTCGACCGCATGGGCGAGAACGTGCCGCTGGTCGGCGACTTCCACTACAACGGCCACCGGCTGCTGACCGAATACCCGGAATGCGCCAAGGCGCTGTCCAAGTACCGCATCAACCCCGGCAACGTCGGCAAGGGCGACAAGCGCGACAAGCAGTTCGGCCAGATGATCGAGGCCGCGGCGCGCTATGACAAGGCGGTGCGCATCGGCGTGAACTGGGGCAGCCTGGACCAGGAGCTGCTGGCCAGCCTGATGGACCAGAACAGCCGCCGCGCCCAGCCGTGGGACGCGCGCCAGGTGATGTACGAGGCGCTGATCACCTCGGCCATCGACTCCGCGCGCCTGGCCGAATCGATGGGCCTGGCCGGCAACCAGATCATCCTGTCGTGCAAGGTCAGCGGCGTGCAGGACCTGATCTCGGTCTACCGCGAGCTCGCGCGCCGCTGCGACTACGCGCTGCACCTGGGCCTGACCGAGGCCGGCATGGGCACCAAGGGCACCGTGGCGTCGACCGCTGCGCTGGCGGTGCTGCTGCAGGAAGGCATCGGCGACACCATCCGCGTATCGCTCACACCCCAGCCCGGCGAGGCGCGCACCCAGGAGGTGGTCGTGGCCGGCGAGATCCTGCAGTCGCTGGGCCTGCGCATGTTCGTGCCCAGCGTCACCGCCTGCCCGGGCTGTGGCCGCACCACCAGCACCACCTTCCAGGAACTGGCCAAGCGCATCGACGACCACCTGCGCTCGCAGATGCCGGTCTGGCGCCTGCGCTATCCGGGTGTCGAGGCGATGCGCGTGGCCGTCATGGGCTGCATCGTCAACGGCCCCGGCGAGAGCAAGCATGCCGACATCGGCATCAGCCTGCCGGGCAACGGCGAGGCGCCCGCGGCGCCGGTGTTCATCGACGGCGAGAAGGCCATGACGCTGCGCGGGGACCATATCGCCGAGGAATTCCACGCCATCGTCGACCAGTATGTGCAGCGCCGCTATGGCGCCGCGACGCAGTAG